One window of Candidatus Omnitrophota bacterium genomic DNA carries:
- a CDS encoding DUF2934 domain-containing protein, giving the protein MARTSFKLGKSSNPTMTKEDLSKLIEKKAYELYEKRGRKAGHSQDDWLEAERIIKGKLCR; this is encoded by the coding sequence ATGGCAAGGACATCCTTTAAACTCGGGAAATCTTCCAACCCTACGATGACGAAGGAAGATTTGAGTAAGCTCATAGAGAAGAAGGCATACGAGCTCTATGAAAAGAGAGGCCGCAAGGCCGGTCATTCTCAGGACGACTGGTTAGAGGCAGAGAGGATCATAAAGGGAAAGCTCTGCAGGTAA
- a CDS encoding MarC family protein, with amino-acid sequence MKDFLLAFIPIFVAMDAIGVLPLFIGFTEHLTKREKSKIVTQSIITAFLVGVTFLFLGKWIFRILGVLVSDFKIAGGLVLLVISLRDILQHEKTQKLPTATMGAVPIGTPLITGPAVLTTIIILLDTHGIFLTVSSFVVNLVLVWITFSYATAISDFLGKAGSKAFSKIASLLLAAIAVMMMRKGLVDTITYFLSARG; translated from the coding sequence ATGAAAGATTTTCTGCTCGCCTTTATCCCTATATTTGTAGCTATGGACGCGATAGGGGTGCTTCCGCTCTTTATCGGTTTCACCGAACACCTGACGAAACGCGAGAAGAGCAAAATAGTGACCCAGTCCATAATCACCGCTTTTCTCGTGGGGGTAACGTTCCTCTTCCTGGGGAAATGGATATTCAGGATACTCGGTGTCCTCGTATCCGATTTCAAGATCGCCGGGGGGCTTGTGCTCCTCGTGATATCGTTGAGGGATATCCTGCAGCACGAAAAGACGCAAAAGCTCCCTACCGCCACCATGGGCGCTGTCCCCATAGGGACGCCCCTCATAACGGGTCCGGCGGTCCTCACGACCATCATAATACTCCTCGATACTCACGGTATCTTCCTTACAGTATCGTCCTTCGTAGTGAACCTCGTGCTGGTATGGATCACTTTTTCGTACGCTACGGCTATATCAGATTTTCTCGGTAAGGCCGGGTCGAAGGCCTTCTCCAAGATAGCGAGCCTTCTCCTGGCGGCCATAGCCGTCATGATGATGAGAAAAGGCCTCGTAGACACCATCACCTACTTCCTGAGCGCCAGAGGGTAG